A single Fibrobacter succinogenes DNA region contains:
- a CDS encoding DUF4405 domain-containing protein: MPISAKIRMPLDIAMTVATLVLMGGNYFFESTAVHEILGVVLLVLWAVHITLNRRFFLSLFKGRYNVFRILQAVVNCGILLCAIFLMVSGIMLSNHVFSWLGIESGASFARNTHMLASHWYLIFVSLHIGLHLSLFIRGKVATGITFALAAYGIYAFIARGLWKYLTLQQPFFFLDLERGYLLFTLDYIAIMALFAVAMHLAMTAMVKYSR, from the coding sequence ATGCCTATTTCCGCCAAAATCCGTATGCCTCTTGATATCGCGATGACGGTCGCGACGCTCGTGCTGATGGGCGGCAATTACTTCTTTGAATCGACCGCCGTTCACGAGATTCTGGGCGTGGTGCTGCTTGTTCTGTGGGCGGTGCACATCACGCTGAACCGGCGATTCTTCCTTTCGCTGTTCAAGGGCCGCTACAACGTATTCCGCATCTTGCAGGCAGTCGTGAATTGCGGGATTCTTTTGTGCGCAATTTTCTTGATGGTGAGCGGAATCATGCTTTCGAACCATGTATTTTCTTGGCTCGGCATTGAAAGTGGAGCCAGTTTTGCCCGCAACACCCACATGCTTGCAAGTCACTGGTATCTTATATTTGTCTCGCTCCATATCGGATTGCATTTGTCGCTGTTCATCCGTGGAAAAGTTGCAACGGGCATAACGTTTGCGCTCGCCGCTTACGGAATTTACGCCTTTATCGCTCGCGGCCTCTGGAAATACCTTACGCTCCAGCAACCGTTCTTCTTCTTGGATCTGGAACGTGGCTATCTGCTGTTTACACTAGATTACATCGCCATTATGGCGCTGTTCGCGGTGGCGATGCACCTTGCGATGACGGCGATGGTTAAATACTCACGCTAA